CACCGCGGGATTGGGTAGAGCTGGGCGAGATGGTAAAAAAGGCTCTGGATACCAAAAAAAAACAGGAAGAAAAGGCGATTCTCAATTGTTTGAAAGGTCTCTGGGTGGAGCATAAGAAAAACGATGCTTTCGGTGATCAGATGATTACCAACAGCGCCTTTTTGATTAGGAAAGATGGTGAAAAGGCATTTGACGAAATGGTGGATAAAATTACGGCAGAATATGACGGGAAGATGAAATTCAAATATGTGGGCCCGGTGCCACCCTGTAACTTTGTGGAAATTGTGGTGAAATGGTAACCGGTGGGCGGATGGCTGATGGCGGAGGGCAGAAGGTAGAAGGCAGTTGGCAGTTGGTAGTTGGCAGTGGGCAGGGGGCGGTGCCCTAAGGGCAGAGGTCGATAGGGGATAAGCAAGAGTATGGCAAAAACATATGAAAACCTGGACGCATGGATAAAGGCAGTCGAATTAACCGTAAGCATATACGAAATAACCCGAGATTTTCCAAAAGAGGAAATTTACGGCTTAACCTCGCAGATTCGAAGGGCCGTTATCTCGATTTCAAGTAATCTCGCGGAAGGCGCAGGGAGACCGTCAAAAAAGGACTTTGCACGTTTCGTAGACATTGGCATGGGATCTCTCAACGAGACCGAAAGCCTGCTCATAGTGGCACATAAACTTGGGTTTATTAACAGCGAAGCATACGTGAGTACAAGAAGCAAAACTGAAGAATTGGGCCGAATACTTAATGGACTGAAGAAATATTTGAGGGAATAAATTATTATAAAATTCAGCAACCCCATTCTGCGAAGGAGGATACAATGCAATAGGTGGGACTAAACTGCACGCCGCCTGCTGCATTCTGCAATCAAAAAAATGGCTTTCATATTAGATGACATATTGTTTTCCCCGCTCAAGTTGACCATATGGTTAGCGAAGAAACTTCGAGAATCTGCCTATGAGGAAATGACAGACGAGTCAAAGATTCATGAAGAGTTGCTCCAACTTCAGATGCGATACGAAATGAAAGAAATCGACGATGAAACGTATGAGAAAGAAGAAACAAAATTAATGGAGAAATTAGAGGCAATCAGAAAAATGAAAGAGGAGGAGGAGTAATGCCGACAACAGGCAAAAAAACTGGTGCTTTCAGATGTTCCAGATGCGGAGAGATAACTTCAGGAGGATTAAAAAGTTGCCCTGAATGCGGACAGAGGCTGACACTTGAATGTCCCGATTGCGGGCATATCTGGCGTCATATACATGGTTATAAGTTTTGTCCCAACTGCGGGAAACGAGTTTCCGAAAAATAGGGCAGGCACAGTGGACAGTAAAAACTACCCACCACTGACCACTGACTACTAACAACTTTCACACAAAGGAGGTAAATAATAATGGCTTTAAAAATGGCGGAAGTAATTAAAAAAGCGCGGGGAGAATTGAATGATCTGACAGGACTGGAGATTTCTTCTACAGTGTCAGCGGGAAAAGAGGACGATGGTTGGTTGATAATCATGGAGGTTATCGAGAAACACTCGATTCCGGACGGCATGGATATTCTGGCTAAATATGAAGTTCGACTGGACACT
The Syntrophales bacterium genome window above contains:
- a CDS encoding GvpL/GvpF family gas vesicle protein, giving the protein PRDWVELGEMVKKALDTKKKQEEKAILNCLKGLWVEHKKNDAFGDQMITNSAFLIRKDGEKAFDEMVDKITAEYDGKMKFKYVGPVPPCNFVEIVVKW
- a CDS encoding four helix bundle protein, whose amino-acid sequence is MAKTYENLDAWIKAVELTVSIYEITRDFPKEEIYGLTSQIRRAVISISSNLAEGAGRPSKKDFARFVDIGMGSLNETESLLIVAHKLGFINSEAYVSTRSKTEELGRILNGLKKYLRE
- a CDS encoding gas vesicle protein GvpG, producing the protein MAFILDDILFSPLKLTIWLAKKLRESAYEEMTDESKIHEELLQLQMRYEMKEIDDETYEKEETKLMEKLEAIRKMKEEEE
- a CDS encoding zinc ribbon domain-containing protein, with product MPTTGKKTGAFRCSRCGEITSGGLKSCPECGQRLTLECPDCGHIWRHIHGYKFCPNCGKRVSEK
- the gvpO gene encoding gas vesicle protein GvpO gives rise to the protein MALKMAEVIKKARGELNDLTGLEISSTVSAGKEDDGWLIIMEVIEKHSIPDGMDILAKYEVRLDTDGNMLDFKRTGLRKRIDPEDAEG